The Methanofervidicoccus sp. A16 genome has a segment encoding these proteins:
- a CDS encoding phosphoadenosine phosphosulfate reductase family protein, translated as MKHFLGKIHLRWCKYCNLPVLDKTCNVCKRETVQVKITPPGDVRPGFPKDIEMINNILKDQFNVQEDIFKNRIVLLNKTPGVDYMKEIILDGTVFAILKYDVEKSNWTILPTVEGARKIINAGGFKKIVGIRKDVVPYILERHASVLRPGVVYFSQDIREGDEVIVLVMDENEEDFKDTQVLGVGKARMGYQEVMKRDKGMVVKIRHAETPKEATYLRETGDLKESIDKMIQANEHVIEKYEKEAIGFMRNTVERIKKPVVIAYSGGKDSLTVLLLSLKAFRDRGIEFDVIFVDTGLELPETLENVEEVEKRYNLEMIKIESEDFWEKLEEYGPPGRDYRWCSKICKMKPVERFIRSRYKDGCLTFVGLRKYESINRSKKPRIWKSKHIKGQIQCAPILHWSAMHVWLYLFKNKAPYNKVYQLGFDRVGCYICPAMELGEIELIKRYYPQLWERWERYLREYAKKNNLDEEWVKGGWRWRYREQ; from the coding sequence GTGAAACACTTTCTTGGAAAGATCCATCTAAGATGGTGTAAATACTGTAATCTCCCAGTGTTGGATAAAACCTGTAACGTATGTAAAAGAGAAACTGTCCAGGTAAAGATAACACCTCCAGGAGACGTTAGACCTGGGTTTCCAAAGGATATAGAGATGATAAACAACATCTTAAAGGATCAATTTAACGTTCAAGAAGATATATTCAAAAATAGGATAGTACTGCTGAATAAGACTCCTGGAGTAGACTATATGAAGGAGATTATCTTAGATGGTACAGTCTTCGCTATTCTGAAATATGATGTTGAAAAGAGTAATTGGACAATACTACCTACTGTAGAGGGGGCACGTAAAATAATAAATGCAGGAGGTTTTAAGAAAATAGTTGGAATTAGAAAAGACGTTGTACCTTACATATTAGAGAGACATGCCTCAGTTTTAAGGCCTGGAGTGGTGTATTTTTCCCAGGATATTAGGGAAGGAGACGAGGTTATAGTTCTAGTTATGGATGAAAATGAGGAGGACTTTAAAGACACCCAGGTTTTAGGTGTGGGGAAGGCGAGGATGGGTTATCAGGAGGTGATGAAGAGAGATAAGGGTATGGTAGTTAAAATAAGGCATGCTGAAACTCCTAAGGAGGCTACTTATTTAAGAGAAACAGGAGATTTAAAAGAATCTATAGATAAGATGATTCAGGCCAATGAACATGTTATTGAAAAATATGAGAAAGAGGCCATAGGGTTTATGAGAAACACTGTAGAGAGGATAAAAAAACCTGTAGTTATAGCATACTCCGGAGGTAAAGACAGTCTCACAGTACTACTGTTATCTTTGAAGGCATTTAGAGACAGAGGAATTGAATTTGACGTGATATTTGTAGATACTGGGCTGGAATTACCTGAAACCTTGGAGAACGTAGAGGAGGTGGAGAAAAGGTACAACCTAGAGATGATCAAGATAGAGTCTGAAGACTTCTGGGAGAAACTTGAGGAGTATGGTCCTCCTGGAAGGGACTATAGGTGGTGCAGTAAGATATGTAAGATGAAACCTGTTGAGAGATTTATCAGAAGTAGATACAAAGACGGCTGTTTAACCTTTGTAGGTCTTAGAAAGTACGAATCTATAAACCGTTCAAAAAAACCACGTATCTGGAAAAGTAAGCATATTAAGGGCCAAATACAGTGTGCTCCAATACTCCACTGGTCTGCTATGCACGTGTGGCTGTACCTTTTTAAAAATAAAGCACCTTACAATAAAGTTTACCAGTTAGGTTTTGACAGGGTGGGATGTTATATCTGTCCTGCCATGGAACTTGGAGAGATAGAGTTGATTAAGAGGTACTACCCTCAACTTTGGGAGAGGTGGGAGAGATATTTAAGGGAGTATGCTAAGAAAAATAACCTAGATGAGGAGTGGGTTAAAGGAGGTTGGAGATGGAGATATAGGGAGCAGTAA
- the ehbP gene encoding energy-converting hydrogenase B subunit EhbP, with protein MPKMILPPRLTMALGGYIRETIVPYSEEEAEAFPYRNVIVGNPTDEPIKIEVPVYDKGWIERHRRLGLIVVPVKAEDDFVGLFNMVREKVRRSK; from the coding sequence ATGCCAAAGATGATACTACCTCCAAGGTTAACTATGGCGTTAGGGGGGTATATAAGGGAGACTATAGTACCCTACAGTGAGGAGGAGGCAGAGGCTTTTCCCTACAGGAATGTAATAGTAGGGAATCCTACAGATGAACCTATTAAGATAGAAGTTCCAGTTTACGACAAAGGATGGATAGAGAGGCATAGGAGATTGGGACTTATAGTTGTACCTGTTAAGGCTGAGGATGACTTTGTAGGTCTCTTTAATATGGTGAGGGAGAAGGTAAGGAGATCTAAATAA
- a CDS encoding TIGR02253 family HAD-type hydrolase: MTIKGVLFDLDDTLYDSTTFVDRARREAIKMMIDAGLNATEEEAYNILQRIIKQKGSNYGHHFDDLVKAIEGQYNPKIVTMGIITYHNVKFALLRPYPDTIKTLIELKKMGLKLGVVTDGITIKQWEKLIRLGIAEFFDEVITSEEYGLGKPNIEFYRYALKKMNLKGEEVVYVGDRMDNDIIPASKVGMHTIRILRGKYKDMEGKCKYEVKSLKEVVNIVKKLMK; this comes from the coding sequence ATGACTATAAAGGGAGTACTATTCGATTTAGATGATACCCTCTACGATTCTACCACCTTTGTAGATAGGGCCAGAAGAGAGGCCATAAAGATGATGATAGATGCTGGATTGAATGCCACAGAGGAGGAGGCCTATAATATCCTCCAGAGAATAATTAAACAGAAGGGCTCGAATTATGGTCACCATTTTGACGATCTAGTCAAGGCTATAGAGGGACAGTACAATCCTAAGATAGTTACCATGGGCATTATTACCTATCACAACGTTAAATTTGCCCTCTTGAGGCCCTATCCAGATACTATAAAAACTCTCATAGAGTTAAAAAAGATGGGACTAAAGTTAGGGGTGGTTACAGATGGTATTACTATAAAACAGTGGGAAAAACTTATAAGACTTGGGATTGCGGAATTCTTTGACGAGGTTATAACTTCAGAGGAGTATGGACTTGGAAAACCTAACATAGAGTTCTACAGGTATGCCCTTAAGAAGATGAATTTAAAGGGGGAAGAGGTTGTATATGTGGGAGATAGGATGGATAACGATATTATACCTGCCAGTAAGGTAGGTATGCACACCATAAGGATACTTAGAGGTAAATATAAAGATATGGAGGGTAAATGTAAATATGAAGTTAAAAGTTTAAAGGAGGTTGTGAATATAGTAAAAAAGTTAATGAAATAA
- the cobS gene encoding adenosylcobinamide-GDP ribazoletransferase: MKKLSDAIDGIKGLIAFMTRIPVGNFHSDLEEISKYLLFILFIGMFIGFLGSLVAFPFYYIKVESPILVGTLVLFTMLYIQGFHHVDGLGDYGDAWMVMGGAKRKLEVMRDKYIGVGALVFVFFVEMISLASIGYLYSKLPFLTFLKLMVLTEASSRLGLLTCACCGIPSKEGTGRYFVKNTNEYHLSLGYLIMMILSFILDIPKIGVLCSTVAVFFAMAVAKRSNSEINCVTGDVLGATVEMTRAVVLLSASLGINLYI; this comes from the coding sequence ATGAAAAAACTAAGTGATGCTATAGATGGAATTAAAGGATTGATAGCCTTTATGACTAGGATACCTGTGGGGAATTTCCACAGTGATCTTGAGGAAATTTCTAAGTATCTACTGTTTATACTGTTTATAGGAATGTTTATAGGGTTTTTAGGATCCCTTGTAGCCTTCCCATTTTACTATATTAAGGTGGAGTCACCTATTTTAGTAGGCACCTTGGTACTCTTCACTATGTTGTATATTCAGGGTTTTCACCATGTAGACGGGTTGGGAGATTATGGAGACGCCTGGATGGTAATGGGAGGTGCTAAGAGGAAGTTGGAGGTTATGAGAGATAAGTATATAGGTGTTGGTGCCCTTGTGTTTGTATTCTTTGTGGAGATGATCTCCTTGGCATCTATAGGCTACCTCTACTCTAAACTTCCATTTCTGACATTTTTGAAGTTGATGGTACTAACAGAGGCTTCTTCCAGGTTAGGGCTTCTAACCTGTGCATGTTGTGGTATTCCCTCTAAGGAGGGTACAGGGAGATACTTTGTCAAGAATACCAACGAGTACCATCTATCCTTAGGTTATCTCATAATGATGATACTCTCGTTTATTTTAGATATACCAAAGATTGGAGTGTTATGTTCTACTGTTGCAGTGTTCTTCGCTATGGCTGTTGCAAAGAGATCTAACAGTGAGATCAACTGTGTAACTGGAGATGTATTAGGTGCCACCGTTGAGATGACAAGGGCGGTGGTTTTATTAAGTGCATCCCTTGGTATAAATCTATATATATAA
- a CDS encoding roadblock/LC7 domain-containing protein → MIDRILADLNKVEGIKGSMVVGKDGLVIAAQMPSGIDVELIGAMASAAYGSAERTASEINQGALQQMMIEGEHGKTLMTDAGEGILVVLTDANVNLGLIRLAMKRSTEKVKNAL, encoded by the coding sequence ATGATCGATAGAATTTTGGCAGATCTGAACAAGGTAGAAGGTATAAAGGGCTCAATGGTTGTAGGAAAAGATGGACTTGTAATAGCAGCCCAGATGCCCTCTGGGATAGATGTAGAGTTAATAGGTGCAATGGCCTCTGCAGCCTATGGTTCCGCTGAGAGGACAGCATCTGAGATAAACCAGGGAGCACTACAACAGATGATGATAGAAGGAGAACACGGTAAAACACTTATGACTGATGCAGGAGAGGGTATATTGGTGGTACTTACAGATGCCAATGTAAACCTAGGACTGATAAGATTGGCCATGAAGAGGAGTACAGAGAAGGTTAAGAATGCTCTGTAA
- a CDS encoding molybdenum cofactor biosynthesis protein MoaE encodes MKVYSNYQEFKDTVERLIDKYKGEMGCYVSITGYVRNYDIVDGKKVPSEGIVVNDMSKEIENILEDALERFDIIDVVVYHNIGCLKVGDIITSIYVFARHRKEAFLACQYIIDEIKKYH; translated from the coding sequence ATGAAGGTGTATAGTAACTATCAGGAATTTAAAGATACTGTAGAGAGACTTATAGATAAATATAAGGGTGAAATGGGTTGCTATGTATCTATAACAGGCTATGTAAGAAACTACGATATAGTAGATGGAAAAAAGGTGCCCTCAGAGGGGATAGTTGTAAATGATATGTCTAAAGAGATAGAGAATATATTAGAGGACGCTCTTGAGAGATTTGATATTATAGATGTAGTAGTTTACCACAATATAGGTTGTTTAAAGGTTGGAGATATAATAACCTCTATCTACGTATTTGCAAGACATAGAAAGGAGGCATTTTTAGCCTGTCAGTATATTATAGATGAGATTAAGAAGTATCACTAA
- a CDS encoding TatD family hydrolase — MIDAHTHLDVRSFEDLEKMALCGMEMVITCAHDPYRMSVPEVYLDHWERLIKMETKRGSMAGIDVKVTIGVHPMGYPKEWHRLIEEMPRYLEDKNVVGIGETGLHYLRDDEKDLLREQLKLAMEYSMPIVIHTPEKNKGEVLQEILKILKEVEIEEDLVMIDHINRDTVDLIDMDVYVGLTVQPMKISPEEAVEIVENYDKKFILSSDLGSLKSDIYALPRTRLLMKKRGLESKKIVESTYKNAKDFYRL, encoded by the coding sequence ATGATCGATGCCCATACACACCTAGATGTTAGAAGTTTTGAAGATCTGGAGAAGATGGCCTTATGTGGTATGGAAATGGTTATCACCTGTGCCCACGACCCCTATAGGATGAGTGTTCCAGAGGTGTACCTCGATCACTGGGAGAGACTGATCAAGATGGAGACTAAGAGAGGTTCAATGGCAGGGATAGATGTTAAGGTGACTATAGGAGTACATCCGATGGGATATCCAAAGGAGTGGCACAGGTTGATAGAGGAGATGCCAAGATACCTAGAGGATAAAAACGTTGTGGGCATAGGTGAAACTGGGCTTCACTATCTAAGGGATGATGAGAAAGATCTCCTAAGGGAGCAACTTAAATTGGCGATGGAGTACAGTATGCCTATAGTTATCCATACACCGGAGAAGAACAAAGGAGAAGTTCTACAGGAGATACTAAAGATACTTAAAGAGGTAGAGATTGAGGAAGATCTGGTAATGATAGACCACATAAATAGGGATACTGTAGATCTCATAGATATGGATGTATATGTTGGTTTGACAGTACAACCTATGAAGATAAGTCCAGAAGAGGCTGTTGAAATTGTAGAGAACTACGATAAGAAGTTTATACTAAGTAGTGATTTAGGGAGTTTGAAATCAGATATCTATGCCCTTCCTAGAACAAGATTACTTATGAAGAAAAGAGGATTGGAGAGTAAGAAGATAGTAGAGAGTACATATAAAAATGCAAAGGACTTCTATAGGTTGTAG
- a CDS encoding tRNA pseudouridine(54/55) synthase Pus10 — protein MDTEILKSYPLCHRCFGRLYAKLLHTSNYERGRSIKMAKAIELESKLHNLKEKSKCEEVEEEIEKIKEELSYLYRSGLTEIREIENVEVVDSSKCPWCRGIFQEENLEEILEKTLKLLREYQYDTFLVGTILPKSVKKLEESIKTPYMESIKQEFNRTMGKLLVEKTSKTVDRENPDIVILINPYKKKVRLQVTPVYIKGRYRKLVRGIPQTRWPCGYCKGKGCEKCNYTGKKYSTSVEEIIAEPFMEALKGKSEAFHGAGREDIDVRMLGDGRPFVLEIRNPKIRKVNLEEIKEKINRSGMVEVLNLEYGSKKDVILFKNKPHKKTYLALVECEEEVSDEELSELEKKLENLTIYQRTPQRVSHRRADLVRIRKVYKVWAERVDPKRFKLKIYCDGGLYIKELISGDEGRTTPSVSEILNKKCVCKELDVLKVHDE, from the coding sequence ATGGATACAGAGATACTTAAAAGTTATCCACTATGTCATAGATGTTTTGGGAGATTATACGCCAAATTACTCCATACTTCAAATTACGAGAGAGGAAGATCTATAAAGATGGCAAAGGCCATTGAATTGGAGTCTAAATTGCACAATCTAAAGGAAAAATCTAAATGTGAAGAAGTGGAGGAAGAAATAGAAAAAATAAAAGAAGAACTATCTTACCTTTACAGAAGTGGATTAACAGAGATAAGGGAGATCGAAAATGTAGAAGTGGTAGACAGTAGCAAATGTCCCTGGTGCAGAGGTATATTCCAGGAGGAAAACTTAGAAGAGATTCTGGAAAAAACTTTAAAGTTGTTAAGGGAGTACCAGTACGACACATTCCTAGTTGGTACTATACTCCCTAAATCTGTAAAAAAATTGGAGGAGAGTATAAAAACACCCTATATGGAGAGTATAAAACAGGAGTTCAACAGAACTATGGGAAAGTTGCTAGTAGAAAAAACATCTAAAACCGTTGATAGAGAAAATCCCGACATTGTTATCCTCATAAACCCGTATAAGAAGAAGGTAAGATTACAAGTTACACCTGTATATATAAAAGGAAGGTATAGAAAGTTAGTAAGGGGCATTCCTCAAACTAGATGGCCCTGTGGCTACTGTAAAGGAAAAGGATGTGAAAAATGCAACTACACTGGAAAGAAATACAGTACCTCTGTAGAGGAGATAATTGCAGAACCCTTCATGGAGGCCCTAAAAGGTAAAAGTGAGGCTTTCCATGGTGCTGGAAGGGAGGATATCGATGTAAGAATGCTAGGAGATGGGAGGCCCTTTGTCCTGGAGATAAGGAATCCTAAGATTAGGAAAGTAAACTTGGAGGAGATAAAAGAGAAGATAAACAGAAGTGGAATGGTTGAAGTACTTAACTTGGAGTACGGTAGCAAGAAGGATGTAATACTATTTAAAAATAAGCCCCATAAAAAGACATACTTGGCACTTGTGGAATGTGAGGAGGAAGTTTCCGATGAGGAACTTTCAGAGTTAGAGAAAAAATTGGAGAATTTAACCATCTACCAGAGGACTCCTCAACGTGTATCCCATAGAAGGGCTGATCTAGTGAGGATCCGTAAGGTATACAAGGTATGGGCGGAGAGGGTGGATCCTAAGAGGTTTAAACTCAAGATATACTGTGATGGAGGGTTGTATATAAAAGAATTAATCAGTGGAGACGAGGGAAGAACCACTCCTTCAGTTTCAGAGATTCTTAATAAAAAATGCGTATGTAAAGAGTTAGATGTTTTGAAGGTTCATGATGAATAA
- a CDS encoding 50S ribosomal protein L21e, with protein sequence MVQRSEGFRSKTRKKLKKHPREKGIYPITRALKEYKVGDIVHIVIDPSVHKGMPHPKFHGRTGTVVGQRGRAFIVRVRDGGKYKDIIVRPQHLREYRG encoded by the coding sequence ATGGTACAGAGGAGTGAAGGTTTTAGGAGTAAAACAAGAAAAAAACTTAAGAAACACCCAAGAGAGAAGGGAATATATCCTATTACAAGGGCGTTAAAGGAGTACAAAGTAGGAGATATTGTTCACATTGTAATAGATCCTTCAGTACATAAGGGTATGCCCCATCCAAAGTTTCATGGAAGGACTGGTACTGTAGTTGGACAGAGAGGAAGGGCGTTTATTGTTAGAGTTAGAGATGGAGGAAAATACAAAGATATTATAGTTAGACCTCAACATCTAAGAGAGTATAGAGGGTAA
- a CDS encoding RNA polymerase Rpb4 family protein encodes MIGKKLISERYVTISQSKEIFINSRRNYEEMPYELSCALNYLEKFAKLSAEEAEKLLNELRSLGLDERTSVKIVDLLPKDEEDLKVIFYKSDLPENTEEILNTVRKYIE; translated from the coding sequence ATGATAGGGAAGAAGTTGATCTCTGAGAGATACGTTACCATATCCCAGTCGAAGGAGATATTTATTAACAGTAGGAGAAATTACGAGGAAATGCCCTACGAATTAAGTTGTGCACTTAATTACTTAGAAAAATTTGCAAAGTTAAGTGCTGAAGAGGCTGAAAAGTTATTGAATGAACTAAGAAGTTTAGGATTGGATGAAAGAACTAGTGTTAAAATAGTGGATCTACTTCCAAAGGACGAGGAGGATTTAAAGGTAATATTCTACAAGTCCGATCTTCCAGAGAATACTGAGGAAATACTAAACACAGTCCGTAAATATATCGAATAA
- a CDS encoding DUF655 domain-containing protein, with the protein MKKYRGKKRVFENYAYVLDFLPYGYPEENIPLHQRKPIAQGFGEKQFVLMEMIIKKDQTVDLAERVYIGRGKRDKVEYISRTLNYEDLTPTAKTELLYVIMEAVKRNEKRFVNFINTCQPITTRLHTLQLLPGVGKTLMWKILEEREKKPFESFEDIEKRIHRNLLNAIAKRIEEELKEPQKYYLFVKWKEKE; encoded by the coding sequence ATGAAAAAATATAGAGGTAAGAAGAGAGTCTTTGAGAATTACGCTTATGTATTGGATTTTTTACCCTATGGGTATCCAGAGGAGAATATTCCCCTACATCAGAGAAAACCTATAGCCCAGGGATTTGGTGAAAAACAGTTTGTACTCATGGAGATGATTATAAAAAAGGATCAAACTGTAGATCTGGCTGAGAGGGTATATATTGGTAGAGGTAAGAGGGATAAGGTGGAATATATCTCAAGAACTCTAAACTATGAAGATCTAACACCTACTGCAAAAACTGAATTACTGTACGTTATAATGGAGGCAGTTAAACGTAACGAGAAGAGGTTTGTAAATTTTATCAACACATGTCAACCTATAACAACAAGGTTACATACACTCCAACTTTTACCTGGAGTCGGTAAAACACTTATGTGGAAGATACTGGAGGAGAGGGAGAAGAAACCCTTTGAAAGTTTTGAGGATATAGAGAAGAGAATCCATAGGAACCTACTAAATGCCATAGCGAAGAGGATTGAGGAGGAGTTAAAAGAACCACAGAAGTACTACCTATTCGTTAAGTGGAAAGAAAAGGAGTAA
- a CDS encoding aspartate aminotransferase family protein — MDIFQEIYKDVDENTIIEEEKKYIMSTYGRLPVVLIRGNGVYVEDVKGRRYVDFISGIGVNNIGHCNPKLVENVKKQLETLIHVSNLYYTIPQVKLAKKLAYLSGLDKVFFSNSGAEANECAIKLARRYGKKMGIGEGEIITMERGFHGRTLATITATPKVEYQKGFEPLPEGFKYVPFNNLDKLMESISNKTTGIMIEPVQGEGGIHVADKEYLKGVRDICDDKGILLIFDEVQCGIGRTGKMFAYQHYDVKPDILTLAKALGGGIPIGATLAKEEVAETFTPGSHGSTFGGNPLACVSAYVTLSIVEDLLTHVEEMGEYFIKKLRDLQSKYSFIKEVRGMGLMLGMELSFEGRDIVKKILEKGYLINCTAERVLRFLPPLIIEREHIDALVDALDEVFSEIER, encoded by the coding sequence ATGGATATCTTTCAAGAGATATACAAAGATGTAGATGAAAATACCATAATAGAAGAGGAGAAAAAATATATAATGAGCACCTATGGAAGACTCCCTGTAGTACTTATAAGAGGTAACGGTGTCTATGTAGAAGATGTTAAAGGTAGAAGATATGTAGACTTTATCTCAGGGATCGGTGTAAACAATATAGGTCACTGCAACCCAAAGTTGGTAGAAAATGTAAAAAAACAACTTGAAACCCTCATCCACGTATCTAACCTATACTACACCATTCCCCAAGTGAAGTTGGCAAAAAAACTTGCATATCTTTCAGGGCTGGATAAAGTCTTCTTCTCAAACAGTGGTGCAGAGGCAAATGAGTGTGCAATAAAACTTGCAAGAAGATACGGTAAAAAGATGGGAATAGGAGAGGGAGAGATAATAACTATGGAGAGAGGATTCCATGGAAGGACCTTAGCAACTATAACTGCAACTCCAAAGGTAGAGTATCAGAAAGGTTTTGAACCTCTTCCAGAGGGATTTAAGTACGTGCCCTTTAACAACTTGGATAAACTGATGGAGAGTATATCTAATAAAACTACAGGGATAATGATAGAGCCTGTTCAGGGAGAGGGTGGAATACATGTTGCAGATAAGGAATACCTAAAGGGTGTCAGAGATATATGTGATGATAAGGGTATTCTTCTCATATTCGACGAAGTACAGTGTGGTATAGGGAGAACAGGAAAGATGTTTGCCTATCAACACTACGATGTTAAACCTGATATACTAACGTTGGCAAAGGCCCTTGGTGGCGGAATTCCTATAGGAGCTACCTTGGCTAAAGAGGAGGTTGCTGAAACTTTCACACCTGGAAGTCATGGATCTACCTTCGGTGGCAACCCATTAGCCTGTGTAAGTGCCTATGTTACCTTAAGTATTGTGGAGGATCTTCTAACACATGTAGAGGAGATGGGAGAGTACTTCATAAAAAAGTTGAGGGATCTACAGAGTAAGTACTCATTTATAAAAGAGGTTAGAGGTATGGGTCTTATGTTAGGTATGGAGTTGTCCTTCGAAGGTAGAGATATTGTTAAAAAGATCCTTGAAAAAGGTTATCTAATAAACTGTACAGCGGAAAGAGTGTTAAGGTTCCTCCCACCTCTTATTATAGAGAGGGAGCATATAGATGCCCTTGTAGATGCCTTGGATGAGGTATTCTCCGAGATAGAGAGATAA
- the flaJ gene encoding archaellar assembly protein FlaJ, with protein MFFDILYKVGLTPKKYLLRYVLPALIVSIVLTVIGLTYFTGYVRVLVLLIPLLILVSAIGYPLIELDSQKNKINEKLHIFITKFGVLSITDLDRKELLKMLASEKEELGQLAEESRKIYVLVKRWNQSLAEACRFLAQKTPSSEFADFLDRMAYSLDSGEDLKDFLMKEQSIVMNDYAAFYRRALYTLDMFKEIYISAITSLAFFVTFAVIAPFIVHYNFVTAVTLAIFGFIVFEICLVYIIKNKMPSDRLWHTADILTAVDKKLRKYLIISIILTLIAMGVLLGGKYIAKIPELQNIPYQILVALGFTPLFIAGYVAKKEENLVIRKEFHFPGFLRSLGESVSAKGGGMTDSLKYLSSHDFGPLTKDLERLYKRVAVRIDNQKAWKLFGVETCSYLIQLFSEMFERCVFLGGDAGKAAEIIGDNFRKIINLRKSKYQSVEQFTAIVYGLAGGLALALFASYGVAYMVNKLYNSLEIPEAMISIINIMTPGDLSIISYLMYGCLLVYSLVSAYLIKVTDGGHPQVLLYHFVIMVWISSLVSIGAELLINKILGVNIPIY; from the coding sequence ATGTTTTTTGATATCCTGTATAAAGTAGGGCTTACTCCAAAAAAATACCTGCTAAGGTATGTCCTCCCTGCACTTATAGTTTCAATAGTCCTTACTGTAATAGGCTTAACATACTTTACAGGATATGTAAGAGTGTTAGTATTACTTATCCCACTGTTAATATTGGTCAGTGCCATAGGATACCCTCTCATAGAGTTAGACTCTCAAAAAAACAAGATAAATGAAAAATTACACATATTCATTACAAAGTTTGGAGTACTTTCAATTACAGATCTCGATAGAAAAGAACTACTTAAAATGTTAGCATCTGAAAAGGAGGAACTTGGACAGTTGGCGGAGGAGTCTAGAAAAATTTACGTACTGGTAAAAAGATGGAATCAATCCCTTGCCGAGGCTTGTAGATTTTTAGCCCAGAAAACTCCCAGTAGTGAATTTGCAGATTTCTTAGATAGGATGGCCTACTCTCTAGATAGTGGTGAGGATCTTAAAGATTTCTTAATGAAGGAACAGAGCATAGTAATGAACGATTACGCCGCATTCTACAGAAGGGCACTTTACACCTTAGATATGTTTAAAGAGATATACATCAGTGCTATCACATCCCTGGCATTCTTCGTAACCTTTGCAGTGATCGCTCCTTTTATAGTCCATTACAATTTTGTAACTGCAGTAACCTTGGCTATTTTTGGATTTATAGTATTTGAAATATGTTTAGTCTATATTATAAAAAATAAGATGCCCTCAGATAGGTTGTGGCACACTGCAGACATACTCACTGCAGTAGATAAAAAACTTAGAAAGTATCTAATAATATCTATAATTTTAACTCTAATAGCTATGGGTGTATTATTGGGAGGTAAATATATAGCAAAGATACCTGAACTTCAGAATATCCCCTATCAAATACTAGTTGCATTGGGATTTACCCCTCTCTTTATTGCTGGATATGTTGCTAAAAAAGAGGAAAATTTAGTTATAAGAAAAGAATTCCACTTTCCAGGATTTCTAAGATCTTTGGGAGAATCTGTTAGTGCAAAAGGAGGAGGAATGACAGATTCTTTGAAATATCTCTCCTCTCATGATTTTGGTCCCCTTACTAAGGATTTAGAGAGACTATATAAAAGAGTAGCTGTAAGGATAGATAACCAGAAAGCCTGGAAACTCTTCGGTGTAGAGACCTGTAGTTATCTTATACAGTTATTTTCAGAGATGTTTGAGAGGTGTGTTTTTCTAGGAGGAGATGCTGGAAAAGCTGCAGAAATTATTGGCGATAACTTTCGTAAGATAATTAATTTAAGAAAATCTAAATATCAAAGTGTTGAACAGTTTACCGCTATAGTTTATGGACTTGCAGGAGGACTGGCCTTGGCACTCTTTGCCTCCTATGGTGTAGCATACATGGTAAATAAACTTTATAACTCCCTTGAAATTCCTGAGGCTATGATATCTATTATAAATATTATGACACCAGGAGATCTTTCCATTATCTCCTATCTCATGTACGGATGTTTATTAGTTTATTCCTTAGTTTCAGCGTACTTGATCAAAGTAACAGATGGGGGACATCCTCAAGTTCTACTCTATCACTTTGTTATAATGGTATGGATATCTTCCTTGGTGTCTATCGGTGCAGAATTGTTGATAAATAAGATACTTGGAGTAAATATACCTATTTACTAA